A region of the Rissa tridactyla isolate bRisTri1 chromosome 18, bRisTri1.patW.cur.20221130, whole genome shotgun sequence genome:
GCACGATCAGCATCCGTCGTCTGTCACTGTGTCTGGCACCATCACTCTGTCTGGCCCAGCCGCAGAGGGGCAGGACAGGCTGGTACATGGGAGCCGCGCGATGGGGACAGCCCGGGTAGGACAGGCTGGAGCATCAGTCCCGCCAGGACAGCAccatggcagagctgggggggatcCATTGGGGAGGTCCACCCTCAGCACCGGTGGCACCACCAGGGCCAGGACTGGGGGACAGCAAGCCGCGATGGGGGCTGGGAGGTGGGTTGTCCCAGCGGCACGTTGCTCAGTCtgtgcaggctggagagctgccggCAGCGTCAGTCTAACGCCAGAGAGGGAACTTACCCCTGCCAGAAGCAGAAGTAAAAGGCAGGCAGAAGTGAAATCGGAGCCCACACAGTTCCCCTCTCTGCAGAGTGCCCCGGAGCACCCGGCAGCATGGCCATGGAGCCCCTCTCCTTCCAGGAATACATCTGCTCCCTGGACCCCGCCACCCTGCCCCGCATCCTCAGGATTTGCTCCGGTGTCTACTTCCAAGGTGAGTGCCGGCCGCCCACTGCCTGCAAAGGGTGCCCACCTTCCCCGTTCTGTGCCACCGCAGCCCGGgctgccctctcctgccttcaAGATGGCTGGTCCCCTGCCACCGAGGTGCTCGTGTCCAGGGAGAGGCACAGGTCCTCGTGCCACTGTCAGGCGGTGGTGCCTAAGGCACAGCTGCTTGCAGAAAACATTCTCTTCTGCAGCCAGTGCCCACCCAGCCGAGTGCCCCAGTGCGTTCGGTCATGCTGCTAGGGAAGTGGTGGGGCACCAAAAACCATCCACGCTGGTCCTCCCAGGCAGCGGATCGCCTGCTGGTGGTGGATCTGGCAGGGATGGTGCCACGGGCTGAGCGGCTGGAGGAAGGTGGGGTGGCATTGCCCCTGGCCCCGCTGTGAGGAGACCAGTAAGGGTACGGAGAACAGCCTGGTCTgggctctctgcttcctcctgggCCACATCCCCAGGGACATCTTAGGTCAAGGAGAAGCCTTGAAACGGGGTCAGAAATTAGCAAATGCTTTTGCTGGATTCCTGGGGCTCCTAAAAATGCTGGGAAAGCACAGCAGGATCCTGGAAACACCAATGTGGCAATTACCATCGGGACTTGTAGGATTTGTAGCATTTGTTCAGGTTACACTGACTTTTTATGAGTAGGAGAGCGGTTGGGTGGTCTCCCTCTGCTAGCTCAGTTAGGATGGATGTTTAGCTTTCCCAAAGGCTTCTGGTGGCCTTGATAACATCTTAATGTTGCTAAACGAGTGAAAATGCCGCTGTGACCACAGCAGCAGTCAATTTCTTCAGCAGTTGCTGGTAGTCGTGGTGAGGTAGCTGGTGCTTTCTGCTTCGCGTAGCAAGGGGTCGCGAGTTCACctcagggaggggagaaggtttgGTAGCAGCTCAACGAATGCAGAGATTTAGGGGTAGGAGGGGTATTGCTTGTGTTGGAGGGTATCGCGGTCATGTAGCCCGAGGAGCTCCAGCGCCAGGAAAGGCACGTTTACCCCATCCCTTTGCAGCGGGATCGACCGCTGAATTTTTCCTGCTGCATTTCTCGTCTGGGTTGCATCGGATCAGCCTCCAGCCATTCCCGTTTTGCTCTTCTGTACTGCTCATCTTTTCCGTTATGACCCCTGCACAGCTACCAGCACTGGAAGCTTTCCAGGACACAGGCTGTGCAAGCTTCTGCTTGTTACTGATTCCCTAGAAATAAGCATCAGCCCAACAAAGGCCCCTCAGACAGACAGCTCCCTGGTCGtgccttccctcggctgctggCGAACGGTGCTGGACCTCGCAGACCGACGAGAAGACACTGGGGATCAGTCGGTGTCGCACCTTGCAGTGTGCCCTCCTCAGCCGATGAATTTTCTTGAACACCTCTGGATTTCCTGCCGCTACTGACGGTCTTAGTACTTCTGGGATTTTGTTAGCAAAAAAATTTGGGTGGATCCCCAAGATGTCAGACGACTGCTGCTGGTCTCAGCCCCTTCTCGGGCCCCTCTCTCAGCCACACGCTCCCCACCTCCTCTGCGCTCTTCGTCCTGCTGTATGTTGCAAAACCGCTccggctggtgctgctgcagaggtGACGAGCGCTCGGGGGTCCTGCACAGGGCATCCGcagctgtgtgtgtctgtgtgtcttgcCGGCCACAGGCCTTGCCAGCCACAGGCCAGCCGTGCCACGTGTGCGTGGAGTTCCCTGGGTCTCTGCACCCAGGGTGTGAGACATCTCCGCAGCAGCGGGTCAGGGCAGCCTGGCGCTGCGTTTCCTCCCTCTTTAGCCCATGCCCTCGATGCTGTCGTGACAGGGCACGGGAGGGCTGGAAGAGGGGAACCGAGGCTTACGCAACATGCAATACTTTCTGAAACTTCCTAGCTTTCATACACCTCTTcctgtggtttattttttcacatttatttccatTGCGAGGTTTCCCCGCACCCGGCGGGACGACACTCTCCTGGACGGTCCCACCTGCACTCCACAGGCGGTCAGTGGTGTGGCAGTGCCTGCAGCACCGTCCGTCCCTCTGTGCTCGGGCATCAATACCGAGGGCGGGGACACCAGCCCGTCTCTGGCGGCATGTCCTGCCCTGGCTCCGTCTGTGCTGCCCAGACCTGCTGGCCTGGCTGTGTGTGCCGGGGCCCTAAACCAACATGTTGCCACCGTGGCCAAAGGCACCGGCTCACCCCGTTCACCGGGTGAATCTGTGCCAGCCCCACCTCTGCCCACCGCTGAGCCCGTGGaccagctctgcctgtccctgaacagctgccctccttccccaggaCCCTCCACCCCCATCCTATAGCCCCCTTCTGCCGTCCCAGCGGTCGGCGGTCCCCTTGGCCCCGCCGTAGGCACCGGGGCTCCCTCAGGGCTGTGCGCGCACCCATGAGTGCCAGGACACTCAGGCTTGGCTCATGTCCCAGCAGGACAAAGCCTGCGGCCAGGGCCAGGCCATGGgtcagccctctccctgctgccctggggaccTCATCGCAgctggccgggccggggggaccCCACTATGTAACTGGCATTTGTTAATGGCACACGCCATGAGCACCTGTGATGGGAAGCACTAAATCACCGAGGGTGGCAGGTGGCTAGGGATCATCCAGACCAACCcccagctcaagcagggtcagcagGAGCTGGTTGCTCCGGACTtagtccagctgggttttgaatatctccaatgatggagactccgcaacctctctgggcaacctgtcccagtgcttgaccaccggtcacagcaaaaaaaaatgttttcttgcattCAGAGGAAGTTTCgcgtgttccagcttgtgcccattgcctctggtcctggcactgggcaccactgagaagaacctGGCTTTGCgtcctcccttcagatatttatgtgcattgatgagattcccccttgagccttgtcttctccaggctgaacagtcccagttcTCTTGGCCTTTCCTCATGGGAGAGATCCTTCAGTCCTttcatcatccttgtggccctttgttggactctctccaggcTGTCCATGTTTCTCTCGTACTGGGGAACtcactggacacagcgctccaggggTGGCTTcacaagtgctgagcagaggggaaggatcacctccctcgacctgctgtccatactttgcctaatgcagcccaggacaccattcgctgcctttgcagcaagggcgtgttgctggctcatgttcaacctggtgtccaccaggacacccaggtccttttctcccaagctgctttccagccaggtgGCTCCCAGCATCTGCTGGTGCCGTGGGCTGGTCcttcccaggggcaggactttgcacttctccttgttgaactgcatgagttTCCTGTCAGCCCGTTCCTCCAGCCTGTGGAGGTCCCTCTGGCTGGCGTCATGACCCTCTGGACTAtcagcctctcctcccagtttggtgtcatctgcagacttgctgtcGGTgcgctctgtcccatcatccagatcactcaCGAAGAAGTTAAGCAGGATTGggcccagtatggatccctgggGCACACcgctagtgactggcctccaccTAGACTTGGGACCACTGATCACCACCTTCTGGGCCCTGCTGTTCAGCCAGGTTTCAGTCCACCTCGTTACCTTcagtctgctcatccagcccattcTTCATCCGCTTCTCTACGAGGATGTGATGGGAGATAGTgccaaaagccttactgaagtcaaggtacCAATATTCACTGCTCTCCCCTCGTCCATCGAGACAGTCACATCAttgtagaaggtgatcaggttgGATAAAGCATGATTTCTCCATGCTGACTAATGCCAGTCACCTTTTCATCCTTCATGTATCTGGTAATGGTTTAGCAGAATTATCTGcttcatcaccttcccagggtTTGAAGGGCACATGACTGGCCTGTAGGTCCCTTCCTTGCCTCTCTtgagtgacatttgcttttttcccagtCTTCAGGAACCTCTCTCGATTGCCCGTGACCTCTCAAAGATAATAGAGAGTGGCCTCACAAAGTCAGCACATCCTGACAGGCCCCGCGGGCTTATGTATGTCTGTTTCGTGCTCCCTTACCTGgtcctcttccaccaagggtaGGTCTTTCTTGCTCCAGAATTTCCCCCGGGTCTCAGGGCGATTCCTTGAAGGCTCGTCATACCTGTAAAGACTGAGGCCAAGAAGGCATTGAGAGTATCTGCCTTTACTGTGCCCTTTGTCACAGgtcccctgccccattcagcCGCAGACCTGCGTTTTCCCGTCTCTTCCTTTTGCTCTTGGTGTCcttgtagaagcctttcttgttgctcTTCACATCCCTCAGCAGATTCAGCTCCGGGctggctttggctttcctaaccccatccctgcaTGCTAGACCACGTGTCTCTGTGCTCCTCCTGGGCCAcctgtcctgctgccaccactcACACACCTCCTTTGTATGTTTGAGTTCAGTCAGGAGCTCCCAAGTGTTTGACAGGAGCCCCAACCACCTGAAGGTGTTCTGAGGGAGCAGTAAAGGCTTacagagggtggtgagacactggaacaggttgcccagagaagcgtGAATGCCCTGTcgttggaagtgttcaaggtcaggttgggcagggctctgagcaacccgatcaaGTGAAAGATGTCCAGGGGGACATGTCCATGGAAGGGgatttggaccagatgatctgtgAAGCTCCTTTCCAagccaaaccactctgtgattctatgaaatgctggTAGAGGCATTTTCTTTGAGGAACTCTCCCTCCTCACCCTGCAGGGTCCGTGTACGAGATTTCGGGCAACGAATGCTGTTTGTCAACGGGCGACCTGCTGAAAGTCATGGCCGTGGCACTGCAGAAGGTCATTTGTGAGGACACGGTGACAGGGCGGACAAAAGAGCTGCCGCCAACGTTTAAGGGTGAGCAGGGCTGCCCCGTCCCAGCCTGAACCTGGTGGGTATCCTCCTATGGGGGGAGACCATTGAAGCCCCCGTGGGCTCAGCCTCCTTGTCCCACAGGTTttttccagcctgccccagccccagggtcgAACCCGACACTGCAGACACCGTTCCTGGGTGGCGGGCAGTGGGGCCTGACGCTGCACCAGGCGCTGGGGAGGTGCAACGGGCAGCCGCAGCCCCTGCTGTGCCCCGCCATCGGCCCCCACACCCTGCTCCTGCACCCCGTCTACGAGGTGCAGGCCGCCATGCACCGTGAGTCcggacggggctggggggctgaggTGGGAGCCCGGGGGGTTGGGGTAAGGTGCTGGGGAGTCAGGGATGCTGTAGGGTCGGGGTGCTGAGGTGCTGGGGGAGCGAGGCTGTGGGGTCatgggggggatgctgtggggttgggatgggggtgACAGGGTCGGGGGCCTACACCGGCTTGGTGCTGGGACCCCCACGCGCAGGGTGTGGGTGGCTGCAGGTGGGGGGGGTCATGAGGTGGGGTCATCCCCCACATGGGGCCAGGGAGAGGCCGAGCACAGGGTCAGGGCGGCTCTGCCCCTGCAGTGCGTCGGGACGTGGTGAAGATCCCCTCCACGCTGGAGGTGGACGTGGAGGACGTCACGGAGGAGGCGCAGCACGTCCACTTCGCCCGGCCGCTGCTGCTGAGCGAGGTGCTGAGGATGGAGGAGGCGCTGCCGGCCCAGGCTGAGATCCTGGAGGGTCCGGGTGGCCCCACCATCTTTGAGAGCGCCTGGGTTTCGCGGCTGCAGCGGGGGCAGCGGCTGCATCTCCACGGCCGTTCTCCTGCCTGGCGGGTCCTGGCCTCGGCCCCCAGCAGTGGCCGccatttcctcctctccagcGCCTACCAGGGCCGGTTCCGCCGGCGGCCCCGGCAGTTCACAGGGGTGCAAGAGCTGGCGGCCGGCCTGCGTCCCGGCCAGCGGCTGCACGTGGTGGTGACGCAGGACTGCGAGGGCCGGGGGGACGACGTGCCTCCGCTCGGCGTGGGCGACCGGCTGGAGGCCCAGAGGCTGCAGGGGAGTGGCCCTGGCACCCGGCTGCTCTGCCACCGccacggcggggaggaggaggatggcgaagagctgctgctgccgctggaCCTGGGGGGTGGCTTCGTGGAGGAGATGTGTGACGGCAAGAAGTACGGGCTGGCGGAGCTGCTGGATCAGCAGCCGCTGCCCTGCGAGGTCCGGGTGGTGGCCGCCGACCCGGGGCTGGAGCGGGACGCGCTGggcgccctgcccgccctgcgGCTGGAGGCCCGCCTGGACCAGCCCTTCCTGGTCGGCAGCTTCTGCCAGGAGCCGGAGGAGGGCTTCGAGATCCCGCCGCGGTGGCTGGACTTCTCCCTCCTGCTGAGCGAGGGGTCCGTCCGCTCCCCGGCCCCCTGCACCCTCCGATGTCGGGTGGAGGAGCTGACTGAGGCCTTCTACTACCGGCTGCTGGCCCAGCTGCCCGGCAGCGCAGCCCCGCCACCCCCACGGCCCCCCAAGCGGACACAGCAGGGGATGAGCCCTGGGAGACGTCACCCTACAGCCCCCAGATCCCTGACGGCAGGCGCCTGCCCGGCTCCTCCACTGCcaccgctcccagccctgccccagccgaGCACCTCCAAACAGTATGGCCGGCGGAGAGCCCCCAGGGATGCAGGTGAGACCCCCAGCACCTCGCGGGCCCCGGCTCCTCCgcggggctcagcctggagatgCACTGCCATGGGGGGAGGACGGGGCCCCCCCAGCAGCATCGGCAGGCCGTGCTGCCGGCCACCACCTCGCCGGGGCTGTCCTCATGGGGACCTGGGGCAGGGACGCTGAGCTGGGGACGTCTGCACCCCTGCCAGCCGGGCCCCCGTGGGGGCTGCACATCCCCACCCCCTCGTCCCGGGTGCAGGGAGGGACCCACAGGTGATCACCCCACCCCTGTGTCCCACACGTTGGGGGTACCCACAGGGTCTGCGCCATTCCCTTGTCCCACACATGTGGGGTAACCCATGGGGAGCTGCCCCATCCCCTTGTCCCACACGGGGACCATGGCATGAGGGCACGCAAGGCTTGACCTCAGTGGGGATGTCACGGTGAACACCGCCAACAAGCCCTTTTCCTCCATCTGCTAGCGCAGGGGGCGCCTTCCCTCCCCACAGATCGCAGGGGACCCGTGGCCACAGAGGCTGGTGTCTGCGGTGACAGAGCAGCTGCCACCACACCGCAAGAggcccttctccccccaccccggtccctGCCGTGTCGGTGGGGAGGGCAGGTCGGGGCCTCCCCCGCCGGGATTCTGCGCGGTCCGTGGGGTGCACGTCCGCAGGCTgtgctctcccttcccttctaGGCACAGACAGCGACAACGGTGAACACGATTACGAAACTGTGGATGATGACATTCAAAAGACAATTCGCAAAATGCAGGCAGTTTTCCCCTTCTAGTCCTCTGGTTTCTGGAAGCCACCCAGCCTCCAACTACTCTGAGACCTCACGTGACATCGGTTCCTTGCAGAGGCTAAATACAGCCCGAGGGATCCACAGCGCAACCTCCAACTGCACAACTCCTGCAGAAAGGTGCCCACTTTCCTCGAAGGCAAGCTGCCCACACCCCCTCGGgacagccccaggcacagaaTAAAGCTCCCTGTTGAGCTGTGGGCTGCGTCCTCAGCTGTCACCTGTGGGACTCTGACAGCACCGGACCAGCACACAGCTGGGCGGCCACCGAGATGCCACTGAGATGCCAGGTCCTGAGCTACAGATCTCTGCTCCGCTGCATTACCACGGTGGCTGGGCTGGGATTACGGACGCTTCCAGATGGAGATGCTTTGGGGCCAGCGCATCCAGACAGTGTTTGGCacgtggggtgggatggggtcagGAGGAGACACGACAAGGTACTTCACACAGTGCAAGCGATGCCCCAGCTGGGGCTCAAACGGCTGAGTGACACACCTGAGCACATCAGAAACCCACCTTCATAAGGCATTTTTCTCAAGTACAGCCAAACTCGCTTCCCACTCTGGCCTAATTTCTCACCAAGGCTGCAGAAACTGTGTAAAAATATTGTGGCTTTAGATTTTGCTGGCTTTCTCATCCATTTTTAAATGCACTTGCAACTGGAAGTAATGTTTGTCCTAGGCCCCCATGACCCCCTCTTGCTTGTGAGCGTGCTTGTCGCACTCCTGCAGATTCTTAGCACCTACGAAGGTCCCTGCTGCACTCATTGCACTGGATGCAAAAAAAAGACCTGGAAACCAAATAAGGTCCAAAGTTCAGGTCTTAATTTCCTGGAAGTTTGGCAAAGCCCCAGGAAAGCAGCCGAGACAAAGACCTCATAGTCCTGATGCGCATTAAGGGAAAAGAGCTGACGAGGGGAGAGCTTTTCACTCCTGCATCACGCAACTGCACTCCTTTCACATCagagcaggaaaataaatgtcatttaaGATCAAATTGttgtcccttttttccccctctcccagtgAAGAGTAGCTTTGGGTTGAGTTTTCAGTTCACGCCGTTCCTCACTCAGTGCCTAGGGCAGAGTCCCAAAGCTGCAGAGAGGATCTCATTCATTCAAGCTTGGCTCGAGTCCTAGCTTGGGTTTGGGCTGGTTTCCTCCTCTGGCTCTGCCCTGGGATTTACGCTCCTGAGATCAGCACTGTGGGAGAGACACTGACCATTGCTGTTGAGGTCCTTTCATGGAATAGTCACTCAAGGAGGGAGAACCCAGCTCTCACCTGCAAACACGCGCTAGCCGTTCATTAACGGCACCTAAATCATAGGATCagatcacaggatggtttgggttggaagagacctttaaagatcatctgctCCAattcctcccaccagcccaggttgctcgaagccctgtccaacctggccttgaacatctccaagaacggggcagccacagcttctctgggcaacctgggccagggtctcatcACCCTCATCGTAAGacgtttcttccttatgtccaacctaaatctaccttctttcagtttaaaaccgttccaccttgtcctgtcattacaggccctggtaaaacgTCCCTCTCTATCTTCCATATAGGCCCCCTtttggtactggaaggggctccaaggtctcccccgagttttctccaggctgaacaccccaactctctcagtctttcttcacgGCTTCATACGATGTACAAAGATTCAGCCAAGAGACACACCGGGGTGGCAGGGGCCAACAGGTGTTTAAGTCTCTGCAGAATCcaatttttcctcctcttgggGGAAAAAACTAATCCCTGGACCATGGCTGGGGAGAAGATGGGctccagggaggaggagaagaggagcagagcagagcataGAGGAAACCAGAACAACCGAAAACGCCcaagtgtttttccttctctcctttatTTGAGACAAAAGCATTCAGAGTTGGGATTTCACTGTTATTTCACAGTTTTAAATGCAAACTTTTTGTGAAGCAGCCAACACCTCTGTCCCCTAAGCCCTATTCCAAATCATCCCACTGGCCGGACAGCAGCCGACGCTCCTGGATGCTTTGAAGATCAAACACCAAATGGAGACTAGGCAGACTTAAACTCCCTCCCCAGGCGATGAGTTTTTCCTCTCCAGTCACATCACAAGAGCTTTGTCTAGTCACACAACTACTCTCTTTACTGCAAGCAATTCCATTCATCCTCACTTCCAAAAATCATCAGGGATTTTCTTCCTAACCTGCACGCCCCCTGCAAAAGGGGAATGACGGTATTTTCGGCTGCTACATCTGCTGGGCTCCAGAGCCTGGAAGTTCACCTCTTCCACACCTACAGCACAACTGAGGCCCAGCAGCACACCGTGGGCTACGGCTGCGCCACTCTCGGAACCTGAGCAGGACATCTGGGTTTTGCCCCAGCACTAACGCCGGAAGGAGACGCCCTGGGCCCACCAGCCAGCCCCACAGACGTGCACACAGGGGAGAACCGCTTCTTCAAAACCAGGTCCCTTCACCAGTCCCGGCtaacaaaacccccacaacttgCAGCTCCCACAGCACCGGAGTCAACCAGCCCCGGCTGCACATGCTGTTTTTCCAGCAGGCCCCTGGGCACTCACAGGCAGCAGTCAAGGGACAGGTCAGTGCAGCAAACCAGGCTGCCATCTGGCAGCAGCAAGCGCATTTCGGTGTCTCAGCATTCAGCTTGAAAGATCCCGGGTCCTGCTTTTTGGCAAGCCCTTCACCACGAGAGCTGTGGTTCCTCCTGGGAGAACAACTACGTGCCTCGTGGGGTCAGGGCAAAAAATGCTCCTGAATATCTGTGAACCGCTGAACTGCTCCCATTAACAAACGCAAAACAGTTCCCAGAAGGTAGTTTTCAGGTTCACGTTTTATAGAACAGGAAGCATATCATGACTAAGAGGACAGAAATAGGCTGAAGCAGTTGCCCGCGGCACGCTGCCTCCCCAAACAAGGCAGGATTGTGCAGAGAAACAGCAGATGCAAATCTGGTAACTCCACCCTGAGACACCGCCAACATCAACCCTGCTGTTTCCCAACCTACTGTCTTTTctgttattctttaaaaatagtttaaagaagaaaaacttgttcCACACAATATAATTCATTTGCACTTCAGCTGAAGTACTTTAGGTGGCAGGAGTGATCCTGGCTGTATTTGTAACATTGATACAACACGTAGATTTCTTCAGTAGTACAATTATTTACTTTCTTAGTGTCCAGGCATTCACTTCAGTTTGACCTTTTAAAGCAATTTACTTCAaaagctaagggaaaaaaataactataGGTAAAGAAATTCTGAAAGCAGGGGCTCTGTTTTTACCCCCACGGCTACATTCCGTCCAAGCAGATGATATTATTTTTTAGGGAACAAAAGCCTCTAGAGCCACACGCATATGCCAGACTACCCATGTTAAAATTTTATTGGAAACATTCAAAAGCTCTAGTAACAAGATCACCGCGCAGTACAAATATAGATTTAAATGCAAAAACTAAAccacttaaaaatatattcatgatTACTGTACATTAGTGGAATACTACTCTTGGCTACCCACTTTGTGAATGAAAGAGAATGAAAGCTGAGTTAGGAGAAACAGCTCTAGAAACTAAAGACAATCTGCCCAGGGCAAGATTCGAAAGAGGTGGTTCTTTCTAACACCGGCGTCCTCTAAGGAAACAGAAACCAGCTGAAAGCTTGGAGGATTTTGGTTTTCCCATGTCTGCTTATGCTTTCAGTCACATGGTCACAGCATATAATCAAGTCCAGTTCACAGAATCTATACGTTCTGCTTGTCCTTGAATTCCAAGGAGGCACTCACAGAGTAACTGGGACTTCCACAGGCTAGAAAGAGCAAAGATCACCTTCCACGTCACAAAGCTCGGCAGGATAACTTGATACAGGGACAAGCATTTGCTTACAGCTAAATCCAGCTGGAAGTAACTTCACTCAGCATCTGTTGACTTGTAGTGATCATCATCCACAGTGGAGTAGATGTGTCCCTCGCTGCTAAGGAATTCAACTGCTtgcctttgaagaaaaagaaaaaaaagcaattgttcACTAGTTCACATTAACACCTTTCTCTCAGGGATTTCCCATTTACAGACTCCACCCGGTGGCTCCATCCTGTGAGCAGTTCTACCACTCAGGAGGTACAGAAAATTCCTCCAAAACTGGGGCAACgtgctcccccagcagctcttAGACCCCGCCTGCCACAGAGGGGAAGGCACCGCTCTCGGTACTCGGCAGGTAACAGCGGTACCTGGCTGGGCTTCAAAGGGGACAGAACACAAAGACAACGGACGTTAATTACTGCCTTTGGGCTTCACTCTTTCTCTAAGTCTCAGGGAGGGGGAAGCTATATGAGATAgtaaaggagaagagaaacagtCTATTCCCAAGTGCTGATCGTGTGCAGAGAGCAAGGTGGTCCTCGAACAGGAGAAAGTCCTGCTGAGGCACTGCAGTACTCCCAGGCACCTACTACTTTGCTACTGAACTGTTCAACAGCTTGTTTCAGAAATAGGGCGCGAAGCATTTTATCACATCAACTGATAATGGCTCATTCTGGGCTGCTGGAAGATTTCAAACGCTCTAGCTCACTACTGCATCCTACTGGGAACATCTGAAATTACTAGCGCTGTTGAACAAGCCAGGACCTGGGGCCTGCCCACtattttcctctctgcctccttTTATCAGACACCAGGAAGGACTGCCTGGATTTCCAGAATATCCTTCGTTTCTACACACTTACTTGATTGTTGACATGCTCATATTGTGGAGCTGAACTTTCAACTCTTGAAGACTCATACCTTCTGGGACATGGCAGTTTTTAATCAAGTTCAGCACCTGGAAAAGCAAGAACCACCATTGGCACACAGATAAGCTTCTCTGTCGTAAACGACACCAAGGCTGAGGAACTATCAGTCTTCAAAGAGCAACTGAGCTTGCGTTTCTTTGTCCTACGTCACGCCACAGCAGCCTCCACGGCAGCTGCTGTGTTCCCGGAGAAGCTGCTTGCACGTACCTGACTCTGATGCACTGTGAGTCCGTTCACTGGCAGGCTGCCACCGCCTCCATAGCCCCCCATGTCACCAATCCCAGCAGAGGAAAACGACTGAGGCGCTCTT
Encoded here:
- the THEMIS2 gene encoding protein THEMIS2, whose protein sequence is MAMEPLSFQEYICSLDPATLPRILRICSGVYFQGSVYEISGNECCLSTGDLLKVMAVALQKVICEDTVTGRTKELPPTFKGFFQPAPAPGSNPTLQTPFLGGGQWGLTLHQALGRCNGQPQPLLCPAIGPHTLLLHPVYEVQAAMHLRRDVVKIPSTLEVDVEDVTEEAQHVHFARPLLLSEVLRMEEALPAQAEILEGPGGPTIFESAWVSRLQRGQRLHLHGRSPAWRVLASAPSSGRHFLLSSAYQGRFRRRPRQFTGVQELAAGLRPGQRLHVVVTQDCEGRGDDVPPLGVGDRLEAQRLQGSGPGTRLLCHRHGGEEEDGEELLLPLDLGGGFVEEMCDGKKYGLAELLDQQPLPCEVRVVAADPGLERDALGALPALRLEARLDQPFLVGSFCQEPEEGFEIPPRWLDFSLLLSEGSVRSPAPCTLRCRVEELTEAFYYRLLAQLPGSAAPPPPRPPKRTQQGMSPGRRHPTAPRSLTAGACPAPPLPPLPALPQPSTSKQYGRRRAPRDAGTDSDNGEHDYETVDDDIQKTIRKMQAVFPF